AATAGAAAAAAATCGCCCGGTTTCATCACCGAAGGATTGTTGCGGACAGATTGGTAACGAGTTAACAACCCTTTGCTTAAACCTGTAGTCCCAACGGTATCGCAACTGTAAGTAAGAGGCATTAAGCTGCGGAAATCCTTCCCGAGCGCACTGGCGGCTTGGTCTAAAATTGTTTGCGCAAACCCCATGCACCAATACCAGAGCGAACCGTCGTGACCGTCCATATACGCCCGCACCCAAGGGCCACTGTTTTGCTGTCCTTTTATTTCCAATTCAAAAGGTGTATTTTTTAAATGATTTTCGGCCGCTTCCACAACAGCATTTCTCAACGAACTTGATTGCAATGGTTTCTCAAAAGCATCTTTCATCCCTTGAGAGAGTTTTTCAAAAAGTTGTGGAGTAACAACCCCATTTTGCTCTACTTGAATGGATTTTTGAAAATTCTTGACTGCTTTTTCGGTTGCCGGTCCAAAATCACCATCGATACCCGTGACCGTTCCGCTTGCGGGATGCTGAATTGCATAAAGGGACAGCCACGACTGAATTTTCATAACATCCTTTTTATTATTGTCACCGTCTTTTTTTTGGGTTTTGGTAATGGTGAGTTCGTCTAAATATTTGTTTTTTTTCATATTATTTTCTTTGCTTCCCCAATGCTAAAAATCTATGCTTCTTAAGCATCATTAAATATACTTACTATTAACTCTTTATACAACAGTGTTTTAACTATTTTTTTAGAAGTGTTTTACCCATTGTGTTGAAGGAAAAACCCTTATTTTTTATAGGAAAATTCCTCTATTTATATAGGATTTTTCCTGTTTATTTAGACGTGAGTGCGCTTTTTTGAATGTTTTTGCTACATTCGTTTCTTCTATAACCAAAAAATAATCTCAATTATGTCAAAACCATCAAATTGTATTACCGTAGCCGAAGCAAGACAATTACAAAATAACTGGGTAGCAACCCGTGCCGTAGATATTGAACGGGCACAGGGCTCGCCGGATGCACGTGAGTTTTTATTCAGCGTTGCTGAACTTCAACAGTTTTTAGATTATATAAATGCAGGTTCGGGGATGGGGGCGCAGCCTGGCGTCCGGATTTATTTTGCTGCTTATGATAATGCTACTAATGACAAAGCAACTGTATTTTTAGCACCAACTAATGGTATAACTCCGGGATCACCGAACAATTATAATTTGGAGCCTTTGAATCAAGGAATATCTGGTTTTCCTCCGAAGAATTATTAAGTTTTCTAAATATTATTTTTCCTGTTTTTTTAATTTAGTAATAACTAAAATGAATGTTTCCTTTACATTTATTCTTTTCAATTATTTAAAAGTAATTTTAGAAATATCTCTTTTCAAAATGATAAATCATAATACTCAAATTTTTTCAACAAGTGCTAGCAGCCATATTTGTTAACATATTTGAGCTTCTTGCTTTTATTTTTGGTGTTTATTACTACACAAAAAATAAATCCACACCTACTTATTATTTTGTTTCTTTCTTAGGATTTACAATATTTTCAGAAATATTAAGATGGTACGTGGTTTTCATTGAAGATGGGATCTTAAATTTTTTGGAAGGAACAGGTTTTGAAAGTAATTATTGGCTGGCAAATATTTATGCGATCGTTAGCTATCTCTTTTACATAAATTATTTTAAATGGTACTTAGCGGCCAAAAGATCAATAAAGATTTTAAATCTGGTATCGGTTGTGTTTTTGGCCGTGAGCATTTTGGAGATTATCGTATCGAAAGGGTTTTTCGTGGGGTTCATGCCAATTTGCAATATTGTGGGCACCCTTCTTGTATTCTTGAGCATAGCATTTTACTATTTGGAGTTGCTGAAAAGCGACCAAATTCTGATGGTGCAAAAGAGCTTGCCTTTTTATGTTTCGGTGGGAGCTTTGATTTTCCACCTTTGTACCACACCTTTATTCCTTTATAGCTCTTATTATAGTAATTCTATAGACCCTGACTTTGTCATATTGTATAGACGGGTTATCTTTGGGACTAACTACTTACTGTATTCCATCTATATAGCTGGATTTTTGATATGCTTACCGAAAAAGGACCCTTACTTCCCCAAGAAAAACTTTTAATAGTTTATTTTATTGCCGTATTGTTGTTTTTTGCGGTATTTGCAATTGTGTTTTTTGTTGCTTTTCAGCGTCGAAAAAATAAATTTTTAAAGGAACGGTATGAAGCAGAGAAGCGATACCAGCGCGAATTGGCAGATTCACAAATAGAGATACAAGAACAAACCTTAAAAAACATCGCTTGGGAATTGCATGATAACGTGGGCCAATTGCTTTCTGTTGCAAATATTCAATTGAATGTTTTGATGAATTCCATCCCTGCTACTTATCACGAACAAATTCAGGAAACAAAGGGCATAGTGCAAGAATCTGTTCAAGAAATACGCTCTCTCTCCAAAGTGCTCAACAACGATGTAGTCCTAAAAAACGGCCTGCTTGCATCCCTAAAGGTAGAACTTGACCGATTTAAGCGACTTGGCTACCTAGATGCCTCACTAAAAATAACAGGCGACATAATTC
The Aequorivita iocasae genome window above contains:
- a CDS encoding sensor histidine kinase, which encodes MLTEKGPLLPQEKLLIVYFIAVLLFFAVFAIVFFVAFQRRKNKFLKERYEAEKRYQRELADSQIEIQEQTLKNIAWELHDNVGQLLSVANIQLNVLMNSIPATYHEQIQETKGIVQESVQEIRSLSKVLNNDVVLKNGLLASLKVELDRFKRLGYLDASLKITGDIIPINSANEIILFRILQEFLSNVLKHARASKLFVHLEYKEKTLDISAMDDGIGFDTLAKSDNSGIETMKSRAALISAEYTITSKKGEGTQLYLSYPYKNI
- a CDS encoding peptidoglycan-binding protein, with product MKKNKYLDELTITKTQKKDGDNNKKDVMKIQSWLSLYAIQHPASGTVTGIDGDFGPATEKAVKNFQKSIQVEQNGVVTPQLFEKLSQGMKDAFEKPLQSSSLRNAVVEAAENHLKNTPFELEIKGQQNSGPWVRAYMDGHDGSLWYWCMGFAQTILDQAASALGKDFRSLMPLTYSCDTVGTTGLSKGLLTRYQSVRNNPSVMKPGDFFLLQKSRYDWTHTGIIISVGNDVIETIEGNTNQAGSRNGIAVLKRTRNFRKSKLDVFSIEPLV